Proteins from a genomic interval of Pseudoruegeria sp. SHC-113:
- a CDS encoding GntR family transcriptional regulator, protein MGETKPQQKDAYALILEAIDVGIYKPGDRLVESELAERFGVSRTPIREALQRLETQSLLSRDGRSLIVASLDHNQMAELYAVRSELEGLAARLAARHATPEEIKVLRDMVEEDQAFVGDPDALSRANRRFHKQIHLASHNRYLVQQLDLVHRTMALMATTSLAAEGRGETALSEHSAIVEAIAAGEGDAAYAALRTHLSRAFETRLKQDAKKER, encoded by the coding sequence ATGGGCGAGACGAAACCACAGCAGAAGGACGCCTATGCGCTGATCCTCGAAGCCATCGACGTGGGCATCTACAAGCCCGGCGACAGGCTGGTGGAAAGCGAGTTGGCCGAGCGTTTCGGCGTGTCGCGCACCCCGATCCGGGAGGCGCTGCAGCGGCTGGAGACGCAATCTCTGCTCTCGCGTGACGGGCGTTCGCTGATCGTGGCCTCGCTCGATCACAACCAGATGGCCGAGCTTTACGCGGTGCGCAGCGAGCTTGAGGGGCTGGCCGCGCGGCTGGCGGCGCGCCATGCGACGCCCGAGGAAATCAAGGTGCTGCGCGACATGGTCGAAGAGGATCAGGCCTTTGTCGGCGATCCGGACGCGCTGTCGCGCGCCAACCGGCGGTTTCACAAGCAGATCCACCTCGCCAGCCACAACCGCTACCTCGTGCAGCAGCTCGATCTGGTGCACCGCACCATGGCGCTGATGGCCACCACCTCGCTCGCGGCGGAGGGGCGTGGGGAAACGGCGCTGTCGGAACATAGCGCCATCGTGGAGGCCATTGCCGCTGGGGAGGGCGATGCGGCCTATGCAGCGCTGCGCACCCATCTGTCGCGCGCGTTCGAAACCCGCCTCAAGCAGGACGCCAAGAAGGAGCGTTAA
- a CDS encoding pyrimidine 5'-nucleotidase, whose product MVAASFSHVRHWVFDLDNTLYPPAARLFDQIEQRMTAYVMDQLKVPRAEADRLRRHYWHLHGTTLAGLMHEHGVDPVPYLVDVHDIDLSHLEPDPKLAALIKGLPGRKIVYTNGSAPYAERVAAARGLEGVFDAIYGVEDAGYRPKPEAGAFEKVFARDGVQPGAAAMFEDEPRNLAVPHSLGMRTVHVAPERLEAAHIHHHTSDLADFLSQVSGGETG is encoded by the coding sequence ATGGTTGCTGCGTCCTTCTCCCACGTCCGTCATTGGGTCTTTGACCTTGATAACACGCTCTATCCGCCGGCCGCGCGGCTGTTTGACCAGATCGAGCAGCGCATGACGGCCTATGTGATGGATCAGCTCAAGGTGCCCCGCGCCGAGGCCGACCGCCTGCGCCGCCACTACTGGCACTTGCATGGCACCACACTTGCGGGGCTGATGCATGAACACGGGGTCGATCCCGTGCCTTACCTCGTGGATGTGCACGACATCGACCTCTCCCACCTTGAACCCGACCCAAAGCTTGCCGCGCTGATCAAAGGGCTGCCCGGGCGCAAGATCGTCTACACCAACGGCAGCGCGCCCTACGCCGAACGCGTCGCGGCGGCGCGCGGGCTTGAGGGCGTTTTTGATGCGATCTACGGCGTGGAGGATGCCGGCTACCGGCCCAAACCCGAAGCCGGCGCCTTTGAGAAGGTCTTCGCCCGCGATGGCGTGCAGCCCGGCGCGGCGGCCATGTTCGAGGACGAGCCGCGCAACCTTGCCGTGCCGCACAGTTTGGGGATGCGCACCGTCCATGTCGCGCCAGAGCGGCTGGAGGCTGCGCATATCCACCACCACACGTCCGATCTGGCCGACTTTCTGTCGCAGGTCAGCGGGGGCGAAACGGGCTAG
- a CDS encoding UbiH/UbiF family hydroxylase: MSRIDTDILISGGGVAGLTAAAAFGTAGFSVTCVDPQAPVTEAGAPGSDLRTTAFLQPARSFLAEAGLWERLAPHAAPLQVMRIVDAGGKEPEPRVVKDFNAADISDEPFGWNLPNWLLRREMVARLQELPNVRFLPGVATERVLTRSSAAHVSLSDGSRCAARLLIAADGRHSPMREALGIPVKTLRYGQKALAFSVTHPIPHGNVSTEIHRSGGPFTLVPLPDLQGTPRSAIVWMERGPEALRLKNLPVADFEAEMLTRSCGLFGPLTLVTERSIWPMISQIAERFHGERTALVAEAAHAVPPIGAQGLNMSLGDLRVLLDLARAAPERLGDADMLARYTRSRHPEVKLRVTGIDALNRASMMGAQGLRDLRAGMLNTLYSVAPARKALMRAGMGMATRN; the protein is encoded by the coding sequence ATGAGTCGCATCGACACGGATATCCTGATCTCCGGCGGCGGCGTCGCGGGGCTGACGGCGGCGGCCGCCTTTGGCACCGCCGGCTTCTCGGTGACCTGCGTCGATCCGCAAGCCCCGGTGACAGAAGCCGGCGCGCCCGGATCAGACCTGCGCACCACCGCCTTCCTGCAGCCCGCCCGCAGTTTTCTTGCCGAAGCGGGCCTGTGGGAGCGCCTTGCGCCCCATGCCGCGCCGCTTCAGGTAATGCGGATCGTGGACGCCGGCGGCAAGGAGCCCGAGCCGCGCGTGGTGAAGGATTTCAACGCCGCTGACATCTCCGATGAGCCCTTCGGCTGGAACCTGCCCAACTGGCTCTTGCGCCGGGAAATGGTGGCGCGCCTGCAGGAATTGCCCAACGTGCGCTTCCTGCCCGGCGTGGCCACCGAGCGCGTGCTCACCCGCAGCAGCGCCGCCCATGTCTCGCTTTCCGATGGCAGCCGCTGCGCCGCGCGCCTGCTGATCGCGGCGGATGGCCGCCATTCGCCAATGCGCGAAGCCCTCGGCATCCCTGTCAAAACCCTGCGCTACGGTCAGAAGGCGCTGGCCTTCTCGGTGACCCACCCGATCCCGCACGGCAATGTCTCTACCGAAATCCACCGCTCCGGCGGCCCCTTCACGCTGGTGCCGCTTCCGGATCTGCAAGGAACACCCCGCTCCGCCATCGTCTGGATGGAGCGCGGCCCCGAGGCACTGCGCCTGAAGAACCTGCCCGTGGCCGATTTTGAAGCCGAAATGCTCACCCGCTCCTGCGGCCTCTTCGGCCCGCTCACACTGGTGACGGAGCGCTCGATCTGGCCGATGATCAGCCAGATCGCCGAGCGCTTCCACGGCGAGCGCACCGCCCTCGTGGCCGAAGCCGCCCACGCCGTGCCCCCGATCGGCGCGCAAGGCCTGAACATGAGCCTCGGCGATCTGCGCGTTCTGCTGGATCTTGCCCGCGCCGCACCGGAACGCCTCGGCGACGCCGACATGCTCGCGCGCTACACCCGCAGCCGCCACCCCGAGGTGAAACTGCGCGTGACCGGCATCGACGCCCTGAACCGCGCCTCGATGATGGGCGCGCAAGGCCTGCGCGATCTGCGCGCAGGGATGCTGAACACGCTGTACTCCGTGGCCCCAGCCCGCAAAGCCCTCATGCGGGCCGGCATGGGGATGGCCACGCGCAACTAG
- a CDS encoding aminotransferase class V-fold PLP-dependent enzyme: MSALLDSVDPDGLLEFSVVFTDRSLNHMSASFQAVMRDISAMLKEVYAADAVALVPGGGTYAMEAVARQFATGKRALVIRNGWFSYRWTQIFEAGNIPSEEAVLKARRVGNDPQSPFAPAPIEEVVAKIQEFRPEVVFAPHVETSSGMILPDDYLKAVAEAAHAVGAIFVLDCIASGCAWVDMRDTGVDVLISAPQKGWSASPSAGLVMMNETATARAKAAQSTSFAVDLGKWLAIMEAYEAGGHAYHATMPTDALKAFRDTMLETRKYGFEKLREAQWEQGQRVRALLTEHGIRSVAAEGFEAPGVVVSYTEDPEVQTGRAFAELGLQIAAGVPLQCDEGPDYKSFRLGLFGLDKLYDVDASVARLEKALAKATG, encoded by the coding sequence ATGTCCGCCCTGCTTGATAGCGTCGATCCCGATGGCCTGCTGGAGTTCTCGGTGGTCTTCACCGACCGCTCGCTCAACCATATGTCGGCCTCCTTTCAGGCGGTGATGCGCGATATCTCTGCCATGCTGAAGGAAGTCTACGCCGCCGATGCCGTGGCGCTTGTGCCTGGTGGCGGAACCTATGCGATGGAGGCCGTAGCGCGCCAGTTTGCCACCGGCAAACGCGCGCTGGTGATCCGAAACGGCTGGTTCTCCTATCGCTGGACGCAAATTTTCGAAGCCGGGAACATCCCGTCCGAGGAGGCGGTCTTGAAGGCGCGCCGGGTGGGCAATGATCCGCAATCGCCCTTCGCACCCGCGCCCATCGAGGAGGTGGTGGCAAAGATCCAGGAGTTCCGCCCCGAGGTCGTCTTCGCGCCCCATGTGGAAACCTCCTCGGGCATGATCCTGCCCGATGACTACCTGAAAGCCGTCGCCGAGGCCGCCCATGCGGTGGGCGCGATCTTCGTGCTGGACTGCATCGCCTCCGGCTGCGCCTGGGTGGATATGCGCGACACCGGTGTGGACGTGCTGATATCCGCGCCTCAGAAAGGCTGGTCGGCCTCGCCCTCCGCCGGGCTCGTGATGATGAACGAAACCGCCACGGCGCGGGCCAAGGCGGCGCAGAGCACGTCCTTCGCGGTGGATCTGGGCAAATGGCTCGCGATCATGGAGGCCTATGAGGCCGGAGGCCACGCCTATCACGCCACCATGCCTACAGATGCCTTGAAGGCGTTCCGCGACACGATGCTGGAAACCCGGAAATACGGCTTTGAGAAACTGCGCGAGGCGCAATGGGAGCAAGGCCAGCGCGTGCGCGCGCTCCTGACAGAACATGGCATCCGCTCGGTGGCGGCAGAAGGCTTTGAAGCGCCCGGCGTCGTGGTCTCCTATACAGAAGATCCGGAGGTGCAAACGGGCCGCGCCTTCGCGGAACTTGGTTTGCAAATCGCCGCAGGTGTGCCGCTGCAATGTGATGAAGGCCCGGACTACAAGAGCTTCCGCCTTGGCCTCTTCGGCCTCGATAAGCTCTATGATGTAGACGCCAGTGTCGCCCGGTTGGAAAAAGCGCTCGCCAAGGCCACAGGGTAG
- a CDS encoding Lrp/AsnC family transcriptional regulator, which translates to MIDLDDTDRKLLRALSQDATQSAGALGRRFGLSQPAAWRRIRRMQEAGIIAGRRLVLNKEALGFGVTVFLGVKLATKGRVSLEDFERAISAIPEVQTVEHVLGLYDYRLRVVARDLADFERVLRRRIMTLPGVGNVEANVLLSEERRPGPIG; encoded by the coding sequence ATGATCGATCTGGACGACACCGACCGCAAGCTGCTGCGCGCGCTCAGCCAGGATGCGACGCAAAGCGCCGGGGCGCTAGGGCGGCGCTTCGGGCTGTCGCAGCCCGCCGCCTGGCGCCGGATCCGCCGGATGCAGGAGGCCGGCATCATCGCGGGCCGTCGGCTGGTGCTGAACAAGGAAGCGCTCGGCTTTGGCGTGACGGTGTTTCTGGGGGTGAAGCTGGCGACGAAGGGGCGGGTGAGCCTAGAGGATTTCGAACGCGCGATTTCGGCGATCCCGGAGGTGCAGACGGTGGAGCATGTGCTTGGGCTTTATGATTACCGCCTGCGGGTGGTGGCGCGGGATCTGGCGGATTTCGAACGCGTGCTGCGCCGCCGGATCATGACGCTGCCCGGCGTGGGCAATGTGGAGGCCAATGTGCTTTTGAGCGAGGAGCGCCGCCCGGGCCCAATAGGTTAA
- a CDS encoding Lrp/AsnC family transcriptional regulator — protein MLDDTDRRLLRHLQAEPDLSMAELAERAGVTSATCWRRIEKLTEAGVIEAQQAVIDWRALGYTVDVSLRVTLDKTEPRAFDDFIAAARDVPEVYEIQTFLGRVDVRLSVLARDITHYQQVYRSQILTLPHIADIEALMHVATIKSAETLPL, from the coding sequence ATGCTCGACGACACCGACCGACGCCTGCTGCGCCATTTGCAGGCCGAGCCGGATCTCTCCATGGCTGAACTGGCCGAGCGCGCGGGCGTGACCTCCGCCACCTGCTGGCGGCGGATCGAAAAGCTCACCGAAGCCGGCGTGATCGAGGCCCAGCAGGCGGTGATCGACTGGCGCGCGCTTGGCTATACGGTGGATGTCTCGCTGCGAGTGACGCTCGACAAAACCGAGCCGCGCGCTTTTGACGATTTCATCGCGGCGGCGCGGGACGTGCCAGAAGTTTACGAGATACAGACGTTTCTGGGCCGCGTGGATGTGCGCCTTTCCGTGCTGGCGCGCGATATCACCCATTATCAGCAGGTCTACCGCAGCCAGATCCTCACACTGCCGCATATCGCCGACATCGAGGCGCTGATGCATGTGGCCACGATCAAATCCGCCGAGACGCTGCCCCTATGA
- the ilvC gene encoding ketol-acid reductoisomerase — MRVYYDRDCDINLIKDKKVAILGYGSQGHAHALNLRDSGAKNLAVALREGSPSAKKAEAEGLTVMGISEAAAWCDVIMFTMPDELQAETYKKYVHDHLKPGSAIAFAHGLNVHFGLIEPKEGVDVIMMAPKGPGHTVRGEYVKGGGVPCLVAVHNDASGKALEIGLSYCSAIGGGRSGIIETNFREECETDLFGEQAVLCGGLVELIRCGFETLVEAGYAPEMAYFECLHEVKLIVDLIYEGGIANMDYSISNTAEYGQYVTGPRILPYEQTKKAMKEVLNDIQQGKFVRDFMLENAVGQPTIKASRRANDEHQIEATGEKLRGMMPWISAGKMVDKSKN, encoded by the coding sequence ATGCGCGTGTATTACGATCGCGATTGCGACATCAACCTGATCAAGGACAAGAAAGTGGCCATCCTGGGCTACGGTTCCCAAGGCCACGCCCACGCGCTGAACCTGCGCGATTCCGGCGCGAAGAACCTCGCCGTGGCGCTGCGCGAAGGCTCCCCTTCCGCCAAGAAAGCCGAAGCCGAGGGCTTGACCGTGATGGGCATCTCCGAAGCCGCCGCCTGGTGTGACGTGATCATGTTCACCATGCCCGACGAACTGCAGGCCGAGACCTACAAGAAATACGTACACGATCACCTGAAGCCCGGCTCTGCCATCGCATTCGCCCACGGTCTGAACGTGCACTTCGGCCTGATCGAGCCGAAAGAAGGCGTCGACGTGATCATGATGGCGCCGAAAGGCCCGGGCCACACTGTGCGCGGCGAATACGTCAAAGGCGGCGGCGTGCCCTGCCTCGTGGCTGTCCACAACGACGCTTCCGGCAAGGCGCTGGAAATCGGCCTCTCCTACTGCTCCGCCATCGGCGGCGGCCGCTCCGGCATCATCGAGACCAACTTCCGCGAAGAATGCGAAACCGATCTCTTCGGCGAGCAGGCCGTGCTCTGCGGCGGCCTCGTGGAGCTGATCCGCTGCGGTTTTGAGACCCTCGTCGAGGCCGGCTACGCGCCCGAGATGGCCTACTTCGAGTGCCTCCACGAAGTAAAGCTGATCGTGGACCTGATCTATGAGGGCGGCATCGCCAACATGGATTACTCCATCTCCAACACCGCCGAGTATGGCCAATACGTCACCGGCCCGCGCATCCTGCCCTACGAGCAGACGAAGAAAGCCATGAAAGAAGTCCTGAACGACATCCAGCAGGGCAAATTCGTGCGCGACTTCATGCTGGAGAACGCCGTGGGCCAGCCCACGATTAAAGCCTCCCGCCGCGCCAACGACGAGCACCAGATCGAAGCCACCGGCGAAAAGCTGCGCGGCATGATGCCCTGGATCTCCGCCGGCAAGATGGTCGACAAATCCAAGAACTGA
- a CDS encoding DMT family transporter, with amino-acid sequence MSTRPTPLNWLSIATLGFVWGGTFMVIEIAIRGFTPLQVAAGRSLFGALTLLAVCAVTGRSLPRLRDPRGGTVWLCAIAMGLLSTAIPFFLISWAQTRVTSAFAGVSMAMIPLLVLPLAHVFVPSERLSASKLAGFALGFAGTVLLVGGGAFAASGSDGEIWGRLACVLAVISLASGAIITRLCPPTRVLPLAAASLLVSALLMGPVALLVDGWPQAPGRAPLLALLFLGIVPTALMIWLRTTVIRSAGPSFMTLTNYQVPVWSILFGHLVLGEPVPPQLTLALALILAGLALSQWRAKRAV; translated from the coding sequence ATGAGCACCCGCCCCACGCCCCTCAACTGGCTCTCCATCGCCACTCTCGGCTTCGTCTGGGGCGGCACTTTCATGGTGATCGAGATTGCGATCCGCGGCTTCACGCCCCTGCAGGTGGCCGCCGGACGCAGCCTCTTCGGCGCGCTCACCCTGCTGGCGGTCTGCGCCGTCACCGGGCGCAGCCTGCCACGGCTTCGCGATCCCCGTGGCGGCACGGTTTGGCTCTGCGCCATCGCCATGGGGCTGCTGTCAACAGCCATCCCCTTCTTCCTGATCAGCTGGGCACAAACGCGCGTCACCAGCGCCTTTGCCGGTGTCTCCATGGCGATGATCCCGCTCCTCGTGCTGCCGCTGGCCCATGTCTTCGTGCCCAGCGAGCGCCTGAGCGCAAGCAAGCTGGCGGGCTTCGCCCTCGGCTTTGCGGGCACAGTGCTTCTGGTCGGCGGCGGCGCTTTCGCCGCCAGCGGCAGCGACGGCGAGATCTGGGGGCGGCTGGCTTGCGTTCTGGCCGTCATCTCGCTGGCCTCAGGCGCGATCATCACCCGCCTCTGCCCGCCCACCCGCGTGCTGCCGCTGGCGGCGGCCTCGCTGCTGGTCTCCGCCCTCCTCATGGGCCCTGTGGCCCTGCTGGTGGACGGCTGGCCGCAGGCACCGGGCCGCGCGCCGCTCCTGGCGCTGCTCTTCCTCGGCATCGTGCCCACGGCGCTGATGATCTGGCTGCGCACCACGGTGATCCGCTCCGCTGGCCCCAGCTTCATGACGCTCACCAACTATCAGGTGCCGGTCTGGTCCATCCTTTTCGGACATCTCGTGCTGGGCGAGCCCGTGCCCCCGCAACTCACCCTCGCCCTCGCCCTGATCCTTGCAGGGCTTGCCCTCAGCCAATGGCGCGCGAAAAGAGCCGTCTGA
- the glmM gene encoding phosphoglucosamine mutase, which produces MSRKLFGTDGVRGKANSYPMTADMALKLGAAAGRYFRKDGQNRHRVVIGKDTRLSGYMLENALTAGLTSTGMNVLLLGPVPTPAVGFLTRSMRADLGIMISASHNPHHDNGIKFFGPDGFKLSDEAEAEIEAILQEEILPAQPENIGRAKRIDDGRGRYVEYAKTTFPSRDRLTGLKVVIDCANGAAYKAAPDVLWELGAEVIPVGVAPNGFNINEKCGSTFTRTASETVVQHGADLGICLDGDADRVMIIDETGRVADGDQIMALMAARWAEDGRLAGNTLVATVMSNLGLERYLNDKGIELKRTPVGDRYVVEAMRAGGFNLGGEQSGHIVMTDYATTGDGLIAGLQFLSEMARTGRAASELTESFETVPQMLKNVRYEAGREPLAAGSVQSAIADGEGRLSGTGRLLIRKSGTEPLIRVMGESEDPVLLEQVIDSIVDAVSAAS; this is translated from the coding sequence ATGAGCCGCAAACTCTTTGGCACCGACGGGGTGCGGGGCAAGGCCAACAGCTATCCGATGACCGCCGACATGGCGCTGAAGCTCGGCGCCGCGGCCGGGCGCTACTTCCGCAAGGACGGGCAGAACCGCCACCGCGTGGTGATCGGCAAGGACACGCGGCTCTCGGGCTACATGCTGGAAAACGCGCTCACCGCCGGGCTGACTTCCACGGGGATGAACGTTTTGCTGCTGGGCCCGGTGCCCACGCCCGCCGTGGGCTTCCTGACGCGCTCCATGCGGGCCGATCTGGGGATCATGATCTCCGCGAGCCACAACCCGCACCACGACAATGGCATCAAGTTCTTCGGGCCGGATGGGTTCAAGCTGTCTGACGAGGCCGAGGCCGAGATCGAGGCGATCCTGCAGGAAGAGATCCTGCCGGCCCAGCCCGAAAACATCGGCCGCGCCAAGCGCATCGACGACGGCCGGGGCCGCTACGTGGAATACGCCAAGACGACCTTCCCCAGCCGCGATCGCCTCACCGGGCTGAAAGTGGTGATCGACTGCGCCAATGGCGCCGCCTACAAGGCCGCGCCGGATGTGCTTTGGGAGCTTGGGGCCGAGGTGATCCCCGTGGGTGTTGCGCCCAATGGCTTCAATATCAACGAGAAATGCGGCTCCACCTTCACGCGCACGGCGAGCGAAACGGTCGTTCAGCATGGCGCGGATCTGGGCATTTGCCTCGATGGCGACGCGGACCGGGTGATGATCATCGACGAGACGGGCCGCGTGGCCGACGGCGATCAGATCATGGCGCTGATGGCGGCCCGCTGGGCCGAGGATGGCCGGCTGGCCGGCAACACGCTGGTGGCCACGGTGATGTCCAACCTCGGGCTTGAGCGTTACCTGAATGATAAGGGCATTGAGCTGAAGCGCACGCCGGTGGGCGATCGCTACGTGGTGGAGGCGATGCGGGCCGGGGGGTTCAACCTTGGTGGCGAGCAATCGGGCCATATCGTGATGACGGATTACGCCACCACGGGCGACGGGCTGATTGCGGGGCTGCAGTTCCTGTCCGAGATGGCGCGCACCGGGCGGGCGGCCTCGGAGCTGACGGAGAGCTTTGAAACCGTGCCGCAGATGCTGAAGAACGTGCGTTATGAAGCCGGGCGCGAGCCCTTGGCGGCGGGCAGCGTGCAGAGCGCGATTGCGGATGGGGAGGGGCGTTTGAGCGGCACCGGGCGTTTGCTGATCCGCAAGTCCGGCACCGAGCCACTGATCCGGGTGATGGGCGAGAGCGAGGATCCGGTGCTGCTGGAGCAGGTGATCGACAGCATCGTTGACGCTGTGAGCGCGGCAAGTTGA
- the folP gene encoding dihydropteroate synthase, with the protein MTLYYRPIPQTDPARPDSALTLAGGWCWFTHVEVLSREAAPRIFEASNVPPEALARLTASRAALAGMAMDAPQLMGILNVTPDSFSDGGKFNAPEAALAHAQAMQKAGAAIIDVGGESTRPGAETVETEAEITRTAPVIAAIRGQSDVAISIDTRKAAVAEAALAAGATLVNDVAAFTHDPRLAEVAAAAGAPVCLMHAQGDPETMQKAPRYGNVLLDVYDFLEERIGVAEAAGVPRSQICVDPGIGFGKTIPHNLALLQRISLFHALGCPILLGASRKRFIGVIAGAQAAEDRAFGSVAVALAALGQGVQILRVHDTKETKQATDLMRATLSGQA; encoded by the coding sequence ATGACCCTCTATTACCGCCCGATCCCACAAACCGATCCCGCCCGCCCCGACAGCGCCCTGACGCTTGCGGGCGGCTGGTGCTGGTTCACCCATGTCGAAGTGCTCTCCCGCGAGGCCGCACCGCGCATCTTTGAGGCGTCCAACGTGCCGCCTGAGGCGCTTGCCCGCCTCACCGCATCGCGCGCGGCCCTGGCAGGCATGGCGATGGATGCACCACAGCTTATGGGCATCCTCAACGTCACGCCGGACAGTTTCTCTGACGGCGGCAAGTTCAACGCGCCCGAAGCGGCCCTGGCGCACGCGCAGGCGATGCAAAAGGCCGGGGCCGCGATCATCGATGTGGGCGGGGAAAGCACCCGCCCCGGCGCGGAAACCGTGGAGACGGAGGCCGAGATTACCCGCACCGCGCCGGTGATTGCCGCGATCCGCGGCCAAAGCGACGTGGCGATCTCCATCGACACCCGCAAGGCTGCCGTGGCCGAGGCCGCGCTGGCGGCGGGGGCCACTCTGGTAAACGACGTCGCCGCTTTCACCCATGATCCGCGTCTGGCCGAGGTGGCGGCGGCAGCGGGCGCGCCCGTGTGCCTGATGCATGCGCAGGGCGATCCCGAGACGATGCAGAAGGCTCCGCGCTACGGCAATGTCCTGCTGGATGTCTATGATTTCCTTGAGGAACGTATCGGCGTGGCCGAGGCCGCCGGCGTCCCACGCAGCCAGATCTGCGTGGATCCAGGCATCGGCTTTGGCAAGACGATCCCCCATAACCTCGCGCTTCTGCAGCGCATCAGCCTGTTTCACGCGCTTGGCTGCCCGATCCTGCTGGGAGCCTCACGCAAACGTTTCATTGGTGTCATTGCCGGCGCACAAGCGGCGGAAGATCGCGCATTCGGCTCGGTTGCCGTGGCGCTTGCCGCTCTTGGGCAGGGTGTTCAGATCCTGCGGGTTCATGATACGAAAGAAACCAAGCAGGCCACAGACCTGATGCGGGCCACCTTAAGCGGGCAGGCCTGA
- a CDS encoding dihydroneopterin aldolase: MSKDIHLAFAHPSERSAATQGAAPRDRISLRDHTVEVEIGAFQSERGTTQRICFNIVVELLPQTGPVDDDVDRILSYDTLTEAIAYELAAERLNLLETLAERVAERILLAPQAMRVFVRIEKLDRGPGALGVEIVRAKSETPLRAVAPVPVAPGARVVFLGNAVLASSALGAWLDALQAGGVPVVLCVGAGDMPAPTAAAPAAQRRIDLLAIEQNAWVLAGRDPRCVVVGTRTELDHAIKAGEISVWAPSKIVLDAVGGPGISPRDADQLAYWFARQIHASECLFIGDGSAPEADVPQRRFGLGDFTHL, translated from the coding sequence ATGAGCAAAGACATTCACCTCGCCTTCGCGCACCCCTCCGAGCGCAGCGCCGCAACACAAGGCGCCGCGCCGCGGGATCGCATTTCCCTGCGCGATCACACGGTGGAGGTGGAGATCGGCGCGTTCCAGTCGGAGCGCGGCACCACCCAGCGGATCTGTTTCAACATCGTCGTGGAACTGCTGCCCCAGACGGGGCCGGTGGATGATGATGTGGATCGCATTCTGTCCTATGACACGCTCACCGAGGCCATTGCCTATGAGTTGGCCGCCGAACGGCTCAATCTGCTGGAAACGCTGGCCGAACGGGTGGCCGAGCGCATCCTGCTCGCGCCTCAGGCGATGCGGGTCTTCGTGCGGATCGAGAAGCTCGACCGCGGCCCCGGTGCGTTGGGGGTGGAGATCGTGCGCGCCAAATCCGAGACCCCACTGCGGGCGGTGGCCCCGGTGCCGGTTGCCCCCGGCGCGCGGGTGGTGTTCCTCGGCAATGCGGTGCTGGCCAGCTCGGCGCTTGGGGCATGGCTCGATGCGCTGCAGGCCGGTGGCGTGCCCGTGGTGCTTTGTGTCGGGGCAGGGGATATGCCCGCGCCCACTGCCGCAGCTCCGGCGGCGCAGCGGCGCATCGATCTGCTGGCGATCGAACAGAATGCCTGGGTGCTGGCGGGGCGCGATCCGCGCTGTGTCGTCGTGGGCACCCGCACAGAGCTTGATCACGCGATCAAGGCCGGTGAGATCAGCGTCTGGGCCCCGTCGAAGATCGTGCTGGATGCGGTCGGCGGCCCCGGCATCTCGCCGCGCGACGCCGATCAGCTGGCCTATTGGTTCGCCCGCCAGATCCACGCCAGTGAATGCCTGTTCATCGGCGATGGCAGCGCGCCTGAAGCGGATGTTCCGCAACGCCGTTTCGGGCTTGGCGATTTCACGCACCTGTAG
- a CDS encoding cell wall hydrolase translates to MRVNLRKALAVAGLTIIYGVTGNASETLSSSTDPAALVGPQLNRLMMEERSALEGVADAYLNQLTTSLKPKPRPDNLTSGISYTKDWLRGQPPVKGDEEWACLAKALYFEARGESVKGQFAVAEVILNRVDASIYPDTICGVVHQGTGKKYQCQFTFTCDGNAEVIHEKKAYSNVGKIAMAAIEAHERPLTEGATHYHTKAVSPSWARKFPRTATIGVHHFYRKPIRVSKR, encoded by the coding sequence ATGCGCGTAAATCTTCGCAAAGCCCTGGCGGTTGCCGGGCTCACGATCATCTACGGCGTTACGGGAAACGCCAGTGAAACCCTCAGCAGCAGCACCGATCCGGCTGCTCTGGTCGGCCCGCAACTGAACCGGCTGATGATGGAAGAGCGCAGCGCGCTCGAAGGCGTTGCAGATGCCTACCTCAACCAGTTGACGACCTCGCTCAAGCCCAAGCCGCGCCCCGACAACCTGACATCGGGCATCAGCTACACCAAGGATTGGCTGCGCGGTCAGCCGCCGGTGAAGGGCGATGAGGAATGGGCCTGCCTTGCCAAGGCGCTCTACTTTGAGGCCCGTGGCGAGAGCGTGAAAGGCCAATTCGCCGTGGCCGAAGTGATCCTGAACCGTGTGGATGCCAGCATTTACCCAGACACGATCTGCGGCGTGGTGCATCAGGGCACCGGCAAGAAATACCAGTGCCAGTTCACCTTCACCTGTGACGGAAACGCCGAGGTGATCCACGAGAAGAAAGCCTACTCCAACGTGGGCAAGATCGCGATGGCGGCCATCGAGGCCCATGAGCGTCCGCTCACCGAAGGGGCCACGCATTACCACACCAAGGCCGTCAGCCCGTCTTGGGCGCGGAAGTTCCCGCGCACGGCCACCATCGGTGTGCATCACTTCTACCGCAAGCCGATCCGCGTCTCCAAACGCTGA